In Candidatus Finniella inopinata, one genomic interval encodes:
- a CDS encoding small ribosomal subunit Rsm22 family protein, whose amino-acid sequence MFYEKALAFAQIQCQSLTTKALQTFQNQLTEAYRQKLSTSALKSAQAMAIYAAARMPATYHAVQSCYQHLPADFHPQSLLDLGAGPGTASLAALDYWPSLRRLTLVENHRLMYDFQRALWEHLNPGPSYQPIHDSVDSLQKLLDEGFDIVVLAYVLGELKAGQQQDAILKAWQKTMKYFLIVTPGTPHDFEYLLRVRDELLGKGAVIVAPCPHQDRCPLTETWRLH is encoded by the coding sequence ATGTTCTATGAAAAAGCTTTAGCGTTTGCGCAAATACAATGCCAATCCCTAACAACGAAAGCCTTGCAAACTTTCCAAAATCAGCTAACCGAAGCCTATCGTCAAAAGCTTTCCACGTCAGCCTTGAAAAGCGCCCAGGCGATGGCCATCTATGCCGCCGCCCGCATGCCGGCGACTTACCATGCCGTTCAGTCCTGCTATCAGCACTTACCAGCGGATTTTCATCCCCAGTCTTTGCTAGATTTAGGCGCCGGCCCTGGGACAGCCAGCTTGGCCGCCTTGGATTATTGGCCAAGCCTGCGACGCCTGACATTGGTTGAAAATCACCGGTTAATGTATGATTTTCAAAGGGCCTTGTGGGAGCATTTAAACCCTGGGCCAAGCTATCAGCCTATTCATGATTCCGTCGATTCCCTGCAGAAGCTTCTTGATGAAGGGTTTGACATAGTCGTCTTGGCCTATGTATTGGGCGAATTGAAGGCAGGTCAACAGCAAGATGCCATTCTAAAGGCTTGGCAAAAGACGATGAAATACTTTCTTATTGTAACGCCTGGAACGCCCCATGATTTTGAGTATCTTTTAAGGGTGCGCGATGAATTGTTGGGTAAAGGAGCAGTCATCGTGGCCCCCTGCCCCCATCAAGATCGGTGCCCACTGACTGAGACATGGCGATTGCACTGA